One genomic window of Clostridioides sp. ES-S-0054-01 includes the following:
- a CDS encoding PadR family transcriptional regulator yields the protein MKYSTMGMKAVNTKENDNKFSSGIFLELYTLNLMIKKDGCVYGKEVTDYIGSFNLSWKPSNGTMYPIIEKMLTKGLIEVATKKERKKLYKITEKGRIYYNERSTDFKQMLIESANFYNTIANELE from the coding sequence ATGAAATATTCGACAATGGGTATGAAAGCGGTAAATACAAAAGAAAATGACAATAAATTTTCTAGTGGCATATTTTTAGAGCTGTACACGTTAAATTTAATGATAAAAAAAGACGGTTGTGTTTATGGAAAGGAAGTTACAGATTATATAGGTAGTTTTAATTTATCTTGGAAACCTAGCAATGGAACTATGTATCCAATAATAGAAAAAATGCTTACAAAAGGTCTTATTGAAGTTGCAACTAAAAAAGAACGTAAAAAACTCTATAAGATAACTGAAAAAGGAAGAATCTACTACAATGAAAGGTCTACAGACTTTAAACAGATGCTAATAGAATCAGCAAATTTTTATAATACTATTGCAAATGAATTAGAATAA
- a CDS encoding sigma-70 family RNA polymerase sigma factor: MKKKITYKNNLQKYGMSEYQKIHDLVYELQAGSKDAAQELINSFRTMLNKYISLIVYGQYSIEDYSIRSFIKLFVEEENERLKLNSYFVNGHGQRVADKTVAKIVGIFSNNDKEDIQQEICAIFLSMCHKYKDTKPSFHNYIKRNFHYYVFRHLEKLSKDPIARGLYYQKKICKIYDSDQQLPIEETICDKNAQKEIDEVLDYVELFYNLQLSIAIIEKDMVINIYDDEFLNNNWINGITCSNIFKNLTIFERRILVMWYMEDNTDSEIAEMFGFCRGTINKKRACAKSKLKKAVRLINCLSE, from the coding sequence ATATCAAAAAATACATGATTTGGTATATGAATTACAAGCTGGTTCAAAAGATGCAGCACAAGAACTAATTAATTCGTTTAGAACAATGTTAAATAAGTATATTTCTTTAATAGTGTATGGACAATATTCTATAGAAGATTACTCAATAAGAAGTTTTATTAAATTATTTGTAGAAGAAGAAAATGAACGATTGAAATTAAATTCATATTTTGTTAATGGTCATGGTCAAAGGGTTGCAGATAAGACTGTTGCAAAAATAGTTGGTATATTTTCAAATAATGATAAAGAAGACATACAACAGGAGATATGTGCTATTTTTTTATCGATGTGCCATAAATATAAAGATACAAAGCCGTCTTTTCACAATTATATCAAGAGAAATTTTCATTATTATGTTTTTAGACATTTAGAAAAATTATCTAAAGACCCAATAGCAAGAGGTCTGTATTATCAGAAAAAAATATGTAAGATATATGATTCTGACCAACAATTACCTATAGAAGAAACTATTTGTGATAAAAATGCACAAAAAGAAATAGACGAAGTGCTCGATTATGTCGAGCTTTTTTATAATCTACAGTTGTCGATTGCAATAATTGAAAAAGATATGGTTATAAATATATATGATGATGAATTTTTAAATAATAATTGGATTAATGGAATTACATGCTCTAATATATTTAAAAATCTTACAATATTTGAAAGACGGATACTAGTAATGTGGTATATGGAGGATAATACTGATTCAGAAATAGCAGAGATGTTTGGGTTTTGCAGAGGTACAATAAATAAAAAAAGAGCTTGTGCAAAATCTAAATTGAAAAAAGCTGTTAGATTGATTAATTGCTTAAGTGAATGA